The segment GAAGCCTGTGACAACTTGGGAAAATCGAGATGAGGCGTTTCTGGATATTGTGCGCGGGGTAAAGGGTGCAGTTCAGCGGATTGCAGAACGCTTGCTAGAGAGTTCGACTTCAGAAGAGGTGGGTCGAGAGACGGACGCGATCGTGCAAGAGATTGTCGAGTCGGGACAGGGAGAGAATCAGTATCGAGAAGAGGTTTGGTTTGTTCTGAGTCAGGATGGGGGCGAGATTTCGCCTGAGAGTCGGATTCTGCTGGAGATTTCGCGCAAGAGTTTTCAGCTTTCTGAGGATCGAGCGAAAGCACTTGAAGCTGAAGTAATTCGACCGTTTCAGGAGTTTCGAGAAGCAGCGATCGCGCTAATCAAGCCTCAAGGATCAGTCACATCGAGAATTCAATCACTCCTCGATCGAGCACAACAGAGATTAAATCTGAGTGATGTAGATGCGGTGGCAATCATTGAAAATGTTCTGGCTTCTGTCTCAGAACCTGTGATTGTTGTTCCTCCGAAGCCGTCGCTGCCGACTTTTAGCTTTGAAGTGATTACGGTCAACGATCGAGGACAGGAAATCGATCGTCATCAAAGTCAAGTGAGTTACCGTCGAGAAGAACTCGCGAAAGGTGTCTTTCTCGATATGGTTGCGATTCCAGGTGGAACCTTTTGGATGGGTGCGGGAGAGGGAGAGTTAGAAGCAAAAGATAGTGAGAAGCCGCAGCATCAAGTCACGATCGAGCCTTTTTTCATGGGTAAGTATGCGGTGACTCAAGCGCAATGGAAAGCGATCGCCCAATTCCCCAAAATCAATCGAGATCTCGAACCAGATCCATCTAAGTTCAAAGGCAATAATCGACCTGTTGAACGAGTGTCTTGGGAAGATGCAATTGAGTTTTGCGAGCGATTAACTCAGAAAACGGGAGAGCGATACCGATTACCAAGCGAGGCTGAATGGGAATATGCGTGTCGGGCTGGAACGACGACAGCATTCCATTTTGGAGAAACGATTACACCTGAGTTAGTCAATTACAACGGCAAGTACACATATGCGAATGCAGCGAAAGGGAAGTATCGCGAAACAACGATCGAAGTCGGAAGTTTTCCTCCGAATGCGTTTGGACTGTATGAGATGCACGGAAATGTATGGGAATGGTGCGCTGATGCGTGGCATGACAGCTATGTAAATGCGCCTACGGATGGTCATGTTTGGGAAGTGGAAAGCGACTACAGAGTATTGCGGGGCGGCTCCTGGTTCAACAATCCGAGGCTTTGCCGTTCTGCGACTCGCCTCAATGCTGTTGCGGGGGCTCGCACCTACCACTTCGGTTTTCGCGTTGTGTGTTCTGCGCCGAGGACTCTGTAGCCCTTTGCTCTCTTGCCTTTTAGCCCTTTGCTCTTGTTTCTTTTCTCTTCTTATTCGCGCAGAGCGCGAATAAATTTTTTGAGCATTTTGGGATGATTTGCGATCGTTGAATCAACGATCGTCGTCTGTGATTCATTAGATGTCGATCGCGAGAGATCGATCATCGTTTGTGAGTGATCGATCATCGTGAGCGAATCATTGAATGTCATTCACGAGTATATCGATCAACGTTCGCGAGGAATTGAACATCAAGCGTGAATGTTCGATCATCAATGATGATTCATCGATCGACGTTAGAGATGTATCGATCGACATTAGCGAGGAATTGAACATCAGGCGTGAATGTTCGATCGACGTTAAAGGATTTTGAAAAGTATCAACAATTTCCTCGCTTCGTTCTATCCCGTCCCGGCATTCCATTCCGGGACAGGTGAATGCTATGGAAGATAAAGAATCTAGCTAAGAGTTACTGCTGAGATTAGTTCAGTTTGCTTTGCGATCGCTGGAATACCTGCCAGATCTAGAATCTCTGGAATTAAGTCTTCGCGCTTTACTGCCATCATATGCACACCCTGACAGACCTCTTTTGCCAGTTTGACTTGCTCAGCCGCAATAACCATTCCTTCACGTAAAGGATCAGAAGCTTTTTCTAAGCGATCGATAATATGGTCTGGAATATTCACCCCTGGAACCGCCCGATTAATAAACCGCGCATTTTTTGCCGACTTCAGTAAGAAAATTCCAGCTAACACAGGCTTATTGCACCCCGCAGCAATCTCGTTCATAAATTTATCCAATCGCTCAAAATCAGTAATCAACTGACTCTGGAAAAACTGTGCCCCTGCTTGTATTTTCCGCTCAAATCGTCTCTGTAACCCTGACCAACTCGCACATTGTGGATCAACTGCTGCACCAACAAACAGATCCGTCTCTCCATCCGTCAATTCTTTATCGTTCCAATCACTGCCGCCATTGAGCTTACTAATCATCTGCAACAAGCGCACTGATTCAAGCTCAAACACCGCTTTCGACTCAGGATGATCCCCTGCCTTTAACGGATCACCCGTTAAAGCTAAAACATTCCGAATCCCCAAAGCATGAGCACCGAGCAGATCCGCTTGTAGCCCGATCGCATTTCTATCCCGACAAGCAACTTGATAAACAGGTTCAATTCCTTGCTGCAAAAGCAATGCTGCCGAAACGAGCGAAGACATCCGCATCACAGCCCGACTGCCATCTGTAATATTGACCGCATGTACTCTTCCCTTAAGCACTTGCGCCATCTGCACCATATGAGTTGGATCAGTGCCTTTGGGAGGCGCAACTTCAGCAGTGACAAGAAATTCGCCATTTCGAGCGGCTGTACGGAACGCAGAAAGCGGGGCGTGACCGAGGGGCTGTGAGATTTGAGGATAGGTCATGAGCAACGATCGTTAAAAGTGCAACTTCTTGACTAGCGTATCGGGGAACGTTGAGAGGTTTGAAGTTTTTTCGCGAAACTTTTACAGAATCGGCAAGAAAATCGAGCGTAATTAAATCTTTACACAATACTTACACTAAAAAGGATTGCATCTGTTTTGTATAAAAAGTACCGAGACCGATCCGAAATCCTTCGTACTGCGACGATCTAACGCAAATGGTAAAAGCCGTATTTTCACTAAATAATCTCCGGCTTGCCCCTTCTATTTACTCAGTTTATACTGGCAGCCTAGAAAAAACATGGGTTTATCTCCAGTATAAAATGTAATATTTTGCATAATTTCTACTCAGGTCATCTACTGAAGCCTATCTGCGAATCGAGATACCTTGGCAGGTTAAAGCCAAGCGAAGTCTCTGAAAGACTGAGTGAAAAGTTTGATTTGAGAAATCAGTCGAATTTTTGCGGACTTTAGGATTGATGAAACAAGTCTCAAATAATCTCTCCTCATGTTTTCATAGCAGTCCTAAATTGGTTGTGAAATTGGGGAAGAGGGGCAAGTTTCTCTACTCCCCCATTCCTCCAACTGGCAAGATCTGACAAATCAAACAGCAGTGTTATACACAGTTGCAGTTCTTTAACTAGGAAGCGTATATCCCATTGCTTTCTTCACTTTATTCAAAGTTTGATTTGCAACTTCAGAAGCTTTCTCTCTTCCCGATCGTAGAACAGACTCTAAGTAGCTTTGATCGGCTCGAATGGCGTGATATTTTTCCTGAATCGGTTGAAGCGCCGCGATCGCGGTTTCCGTCAACAGGGGTTTAAATTGTCCCCAACCCATGTCTTTACACTCTGCTGCGACTTCATCCTTGGGTTTGCCAGAGAGCAACATATACAGCGTGAGTAAGTTGTTGCATTCTGGACGCTCTGGATTGCCGAATTCTAGCCCTCGAACTGGGTCAGTTTTGCAGCGTTTGATTTTGTTTTGAATCACATCCGGCGGATCGAGCAGATTCAGGCGGCTCAGTTCGGACGGGTCAGATTTTGACATTTTCTTGGTGCCATCGGTCAGACTCATCACCCGCGCGCCATCGGCTCGGATCAGAGGATTGGGACGTTTGAGCACCGGAGCTTCAGGAGTCGCGAATTTGAAATTAAAGCGATCGACTAAATCGCGCGTTAATTCCAAATGCTGTTTTTGATCTTCGCCCACTGGGACTTTATCCGGCTCATACAGCAAGATGTCTGAAGCCATCAAAACCGGATAAGTCAACAAGCCCGTACCGACATCTTGCCCTTGTTTAATCCGCTTTTCTTTGAACTGGATCATGTCTTCGAGCCAGTTGAGCGGAGTAATGCAGCTTAAGAGCCATGCGAATTCAGCATGAGCGGGGACATGAGATTGAACAAAAATGGTTGTGTGTTCTAAATCAAGTCCGCACGCAAGATAGAGTGCCGCAACTTCGTAAGTGTTTTCTGCCAGCGTTGTACGATCGTGCGGGACGGTAATAGCGTGCAAATCAGCAAGGAAAAAATAGTTGTCGTACTGGTTTTGCCCTTCGACCCAGTTACGAATGGCTCCCAAATAGTTGCCAAGATGAAGATTTCCGGTGGTTTGAACGCCAGAAAGAACACGCTGCTTAGTCATACAATTAGAATTAGTCGCCCGTCGTTACTCAATGAATTTAGCAAACTCTTGGCGACTAAATCCTGATTTTTTGGCTAATCTGCAATTCAGACTTACCGTGTCGCTGTCGCAGTGAGAGCAGGCTGCAAAATCCGATCGATTTCTTGTAATTCTGCTGCACTCAACGTCACATCAGAAGCCGCTGCATTATCTTCCACTTGCTCAGGACGACTCGCCCCAATAATTGCACCTGTTACTTGCTGATCTCGTAACACCCAAGCGAGAGCAAGCTGTGCCATCGAGATATTCAGTTCTTCCGCGATCGCGCTCAAATCCTGCACCGCGCTCAAAATTTGATCGTTGAGAAAATCTCCCATAAATCCATTCATCTGGCTATTTGCTGCGCGCGAATCTTGAGGTGGAGCTTCACCCGGTTTGTACTTCCCGGTCAATACTCCTTGAGCAAGCGGCGACCAAACAATCTGTCCAATTCCGTTGGCAGCACATAAAGGAAAGACTTCCGCTTCGGGCTTCCGCCATAGCATCGAGTATTGAGGTTGGCTCGAAACAAACTTCGCCACATTCGGAAGATTTAAAGCGGCTTGAATCTGAGATGGACTCCACTCGCTAAAGCCAATGTAGCGAGCTTTCCCCTGTTGAACGACTTCGGTTAAAGCCGTCATCGTTTCTTCTAAAGGAGTGTTCTCGTCATAGCGATGACATTGATAGAGATCGACGTAATCCGTTTTCAAGCGCTGAAGCGACGCATCAATTTGTTTGCGAATTTGAGCGGCAGACAATCCTTGATCCGTGTCGGACATGGGAAAGTACACTTTAGTTGCTAGAACGTAGGAAGAACGATCGATCCCCTGTAAAACTTCTCCCAAAAACGATTCGGCTGATCCTCTACCATAGACATTCGCCGTATCGATAAAGTTAATCCCAACGTCAAAAGCTTTATGCACACAAGCTTCAGCATTTTGTCGCTCAACTCCGCCGCTATAAGTGAGCCAAGAACCTAGAATAATTTCTGAAACATTGAGATCGCTATCTCCTAACCTACGATATTTCATAATGATTTCCTCTTGAATGAAGCAATTGACTAAACCGACCTATCTTATAGAGCATTTGATTTCTACTCCTCTATCGGACGGATTGCTTTCCTCACAATCTTGCCGCGTAGAGTTTAAGAAAGAGAGACAAAAATGTGAAAGGATTGAAAATAGTCCATTCCAGCCTTGTCAATGTTTGAAAGCTTTTTACCGTCCGAAGTCTCCCAACTCACTGAAGAAACCTCGATCGCGCTAGCCCGCCAAATTCGGCGCGCTCCCATTCCAACTTCAATCAGCTTGGAATCGATTGAAACTGCATATGTGCATCAAGGCGAAGGCGGAATCCCAATTCTCTTACTCCACGGTTTTGATAGTTCAGTATTTGAATTTCGGCGATTGCTTCCTCGGCTTGCAAGCCATCATGACACTTGGATGGTTGATCTACTCGGATTTGGGTTTACCGATCGCCCAATCAATACGCCATTTAGCCCAGAAGCCATCAAAACGCATCTCTATGATTTTTGGAAGGAGAAGATTGCGCGTCCTGTAGTTTTAGTCGGTGCATCAATGGGAGGCGCTGCTGCGATCGACTTTGCCCTAACTTATCCTGAAACAGTTGCAAAACTGGTCTTACTCGATAGTGCAGGTTTTGCGGCTGGCCCTGCGATCGGTAAATTTCTGATTCCCCCGCTCGGCTATCTAGCAACCGAATTTCTCAGAAAACCGAATGTGCGGCGCAGTGTCAGTTTGAAAGCATATTGTGATGCGAGCTTTGTCACTGAAGATGCTGAACTCTGTGCTGCATTGCATCTTAAACTCTCTCGCTGGAATGAAGCTTTAATTGCGTTTACCAAGAGCGGCGGCTATAACTTTTTGAGCAATAAAATCTCTCAAATCGCTTGTCCTACCTTGATTCTCTGGGGTGACTCTGACCAAATTTTAGGCACAAAAGATGCAAAAAAATTTGAAAGCGCGATCGCGAACAGTCAGTTGATCTGGATCGAGCAATGTGGACATGTTCCCCACCTTGAAAAACCAGAAATTACTGCTCAACACATCCTTGATTTTGTGGCGTAATGAAAACTGGCATAAGTGATTCGCTCCTTCAAAGCTTGACCTCGCACAATCAAGCCACAAGCTTTGAAGGTATCGTGCGATGTCTGCATATTTAAGTTTTGCTTTCTCGATCGTAGCACTCGTTTTGCTTTGCTTCGGTGGATTACAATGGCTGAACATTCCAACGGGAAGCTTTTTGGATTGGGTGATTGGAGTTGCTATTTTTGGTTGGTTAGTGGTGATTGTTACGGTTCCCTGGAACATTCACTTTGCAGCAAGAGAAGCGATCGCAGAAGCAGAATTTTCAACGGATGCAAATATCTCAGTTGATCCCGCACAAATCAACTATCTCAGACAGGTACAATCTCGCTCGCTCTGGGTTGTACTTGTGCTGCATGGGCTGTCTGCACTGGCTTTGTATGCACTCGCGATCGCGGAAATTACGCCGGTTGGCTATATCGGCTCAGGTGCAGCTTTACTCCTGACTGGATTACGTCCTGCAATTCAAACCTATCGCTACTTTGCTTTTCGGATTGCAACCCTACGCGAACAATTCAAATATCCCCGTGAAGATGTCCTAGAACTTCGCAACCGCCTGATTACGCTAGAAAGTACAGCTGAGCGGTTAGAAACTCAATTCGATGCCGAGAATCCTAGTTCTTGGGTAGCGACTCAACAGCGAGAAATGCTTGCACTGCGCCAAGATTTGACTCGACTCGCATCGCTTCAAGAAGAGTTGCGATCGACGAATCAAGCCGATCACGAACGGCTCTCTCGTGAAGCTCGACAAGCGATCGCGCAAATTACAGCAGACGGACAATTTTTAGAACATGTTCGAGAAATTATTCGCTTTTTTAAGTCTGCATAAGCAAGACGATTTTAGTCAGGGCTTGCCGCTCCATTGCTATATTCCTCTAGTGATTGGTAAATCGATTTGCCTAGAGCATGAGAAACATATCACTGAAGCCTTTCGGATAAGATTAGATTTGGGGGTCAGAAGACTCGTTTGATCTGAGATCTGCTAATAAGAGATTGATTCGTTCTGCTACATCTGCTCTTCCTTCTGCTGGAGCATCGCGGAGAAAGACATCAATAATAAACCAGCGACATAGGAGCGGATCGACTGACACGAGATGCAGGATCACCTGATTGAGAACCTCGGTGAGAAGTCCATCCGGCAGACGACGCAGTTCATTGCGAATGACGATCGCTTCTTCTAGATTTTGGCTCTGACCTACTTTCAATACAGCTTTGACGACAGACTCGACTAAATGATTGAAATCTTCGGCACTGGGTTCTTGATTAAATGACTGACCTTTCAAAAGAGAATTCCTTTCTAAGTTAAATGAGCAAGACCTACAATCTAAGCAATGAATTTAGCGAAGTGCTAAGCAAAGCACTATACTACGCCCGCGTTAAAATAGGTTGATAGCTGTGTATTATCTTCTATCTAAAGATAGAAAGCAGCAAAGATTACCTCCATTGGTAGAAGCCATTCATAGATATAGAAGACGGATAATGAGTCCGAATATGTCTCTGGTATTGGATTGAAGCAGAGAAAATTCTGACTTTGGCTTAAACTACCCGTTCACTTTGCTATGACAACCGCACCTCTCACCAGCGAATCAGATAATCTTGATCTTCAGC is part of the Leptolyngbya boryana PCC 6306 genome and harbors:
- a CDS encoding SUMF1/EgtB/PvdO family nonheme iron enzyme, whose protein sequence is MVRAVNVFVSYSHEDEPLRVELGKHLSSLRRSRAIAEWHDRKIDAGADWAKEIDRNLKSADVILLLISPAFIHSDYCSSVELTQAMEQHEAGTACVIPIILRACDWEDEPFAKLQAYPKNAKPVTTWENRDEAFLDIVRGVKGAVQRIAERLLESSTSEEVGRETDAIVQEIVESGQGENQYREEVWFVLSQDGGEISPESRILLEISRKSFQLSEDRAKALEAEVIRPFQEFREAAIALIKPQGSVTSRIQSLLDRAQQRLNLSDVDAVAIIENVLASVSEPVIVVPPKPSLPTFSFEVITVNDRGQEIDRHQSQVSYRREELAKGVFLDMVAIPGGTFWMGAGEGELEAKDSEKPQHQVTIEPFFMGKYAVTQAQWKAIAQFPKINRDLEPDPSKFKGNNRPVERVSWEDAIEFCERLTQKTGERYRLPSEAEWEYACRAGTTTAFHFGETITPELVNYNGKYTYANAAKGKYRETTIEVGSFPPNAFGLYEMHGNVWEWCADAWHDSYVNAPTDGHVWEVESDYRVLRGGSWFNNPRLCRSATRLNAVAGARTYHFGFRVVCSAPRTL
- a CDS encoding methylenetetrahydrofolate reductase — protein: MTYPQISQPLGHAPLSAFRTAARNGEFLVTAEVAPPKGTDPTHMVQMAQVLKGRVHAVNITDGSRAVMRMSSLVSAALLLQQGIEPVYQVACRDRNAIGLQADLLGAHALGIRNVLALTGDPLKAGDHPESKAVFELESVRLLQMISKLNGGSDWNDKELTDGETDLFVGAAVDPQCASWSGLQRRFERKIQAGAQFFQSQLITDFERLDKFMNEIAAGCNKPVLAGIFLLKSAKNARFINRAVPGVNIPDHIIDRLEKASDPLREGMVIAAEQVKLAKEVCQGVHMMAVKREDLIPEILDLAGIPAIAKQTELISAVTLS
- the trpS gene encoding tryptophan--tRNA ligase: MTKQRVLSGVQTTGNLHLGNYLGAIRNWVEGQNQYDNYFFLADLHAITVPHDRTTLAENTYEVAALYLACGLDLEHTTIFVQSHVPAHAEFAWLLSCITPLNWLEDMIQFKEKRIKQGQDVGTGLLTYPVLMASDILLYEPDKVPVGEDQKQHLELTRDLVDRFNFKFATPEAPVLKRPNPLIRADGARVMSLTDGTKKMSKSDPSELSRLNLLDPPDVIQNKIKRCKTDPVRGLEFGNPERPECNNLLTLYMLLSGKPKDEVAAECKDMGWGQFKPLLTETAIAALQPIQEKYHAIRADQSYLESVLRSGREKASEVANQTLNKVKKAMGYTLPS
- a CDS encoding aldo/keto reductase family protein, with the protein product MKYRRLGDSDLNVSEIILGSWLTYSGGVERQNAEACVHKAFDVGINFIDTANVYGRGSAESFLGEVLQGIDRSSYVLATKVYFPMSDTDQGLSAAQIRKQIDASLQRLKTDYVDLYQCHRYDENTPLEETMTALTEVVQQGKARYIGFSEWSPSQIQAALNLPNVAKFVSSQPQYSMLWRKPEAEVFPLCAANGIGQIVWSPLAQGVLTGKYKPGEAPPQDSRAANSQMNGFMGDFLNDQILSAVQDLSAIAEELNISMAQLALAWVLRDQQVTGAIIGASRPEQVEDNAAASDVTLSAAELQEIDRILQPALTATATR
- a CDS encoding alpha/beta fold hydrolase; translation: MFESFLPSEVSQLTEETSIALARQIRRAPIPTSISLESIETAYVHQGEGGIPILLLHGFDSSVFEFRRLLPRLASHHDTWMVDLLGFGFTDRPINTPFSPEAIKTHLYDFWKEKIARPVVLVGASMGGAAAIDFALTYPETVAKLVLLDSAGFAAGPAIGKFLIPPLGYLATEFLRKPNVRRSVSLKAYCDASFVTEDAELCAALHLKLSRWNEALIAFTKSGGYNFLSNKISQIACPTLILWGDSDQILGTKDAKKFESAIANSQLIWIEQCGHVPHLEKPEITAQHILDFVA